GGCAGCACTATCACAGGTATCCCATAGGTATGTTTATAGAGGTATAGGCGAGGTCAGTGTTTATATCGATTTGGAAAACCAAGGAAAGGGCATTGGCAAACAACTGATGCATCAATTGATCGATAAAAGTGAGAAAGAAGGGTTTTGGACGCTGCAATCCAGTATTTTTCCTGAAAATGAATCAAGCATAGCACTCCATAAAAAAGTTGGTTTTCGATATATCGGCAAGCGTGAGCGCGTAGGTAAAATAAATAATAATTGGAAAGACAATTTGTTGTTCGAAAGACGAAGTAAAATTATCGGAATACAGTAATCATCAA
The nucleotide sequence above comes from Flagellimonas sp. HMM57. Encoded proteins:
- a CDS encoding GNAT family N-acetyltransferase, producing the protein MKRSDWEEVAQIYAQGIATGFATFEQKVPDYPVWDSAHTAKCRLVAVKENTILGWAALSQVSHRYVYRGIGEVSVYIDLENQGKGIGKQLMHQLIDKSEKEGFWTLQSSIFPENESSIALHKKVGFRYIGKRERVGKINNNWKDNLLFERRSKIIGIQ